The proteins below come from a single Salvelinus fontinalis isolate EN_2023a chromosome 1, ASM2944872v1, whole genome shotgun sequence genomic window:
- the LOC129851555 gene encoding bone morphogenetic protein 2-like, translating into MILQGLLVWLVLTLPLRTVSMFTISYDEESKETVWKENRLDITKSAKKMVELLNPKDLPESSSVPHRKAPQFMLDLFNSLADSNGIPKNSEKLEGNVVRSFEDRGHAGGRFHFFNLSSFARDERMIKAEFRWFRQKKRFFLGQAYGPHFYKVDLYEVLDNRVKPWRGNLITSRLLPLYTQGWEVFNVTQTVSNWIRNSEENNVILVVITVPSGKWIESVLQSSERQGESRAENAFLVIFSDDGRGSTTNQSLNQGHVSHGTAHDSPAMVLRQDSGSRRRRAVPSYPRSRPVSCQRISLFVDFEEIGWAGWIISPRGYNAYHCKGSCPFPLGESLRATNHATVQSIMHALKLSNDVNTPCCVPDKLQSISLLYFDDEENVVLKQYDDMVAVSCGCH; encoded by the exons ATGATATTACAGGGTCTACTCGTCTGGCTAGTCCTCACATTACCGCTAAGAACCGTGTCCATGTTCACTATCTCTTATGACGAAGAATCCAAAGAAACTGTTTGGAAAGAGAACCGTTTGGATATAACAAAGTCGGCTAAGAAGATGGTCGAATTGCTCAATCCGAAGGATTTGCCTGAGAGCTCTTCAGTGCCTCATAGAAAGGCACCTCAGTTTATGCTGGACTTGTTCAACTCATTGGCGGACTCCAATGGAATCCCCAAGAACTCGGAGAAACTAGAGGGCAATGTGGTGCGGAGCTTCGAGGACAGAG GACATGCCGGTGGAAGGTTTCATTTCTTCAATTTGTCCTCATTTGCCAGAGATGAGAGAATGATCAAAGCAGAATTTCGCTGGTTCAGGCAAAAAAAACGATTTTTCCTTGGGCAGGCATATGGACCCCATTTCTACAAG GTGGACCTATATGAGGTGTTGGACAACAGAGTGAAACCTTGGAGAGGGAATCTAATCACGTCAAGACTGTTGCCTTTATACACGCAGGGATGGGAAGTCTTCAACGTCACACAAACA GTGTCCAACTGGATTCGCAACAGTGAGGAGAATAATGTTATTCTGGTGGTTATTACTGTGCCATCGGGGAAATGGATTGAGTCAGTCCTGCAGTcttcagagagacagggagaatcaCGTGCGGAGAATGCTTTCCTGGTTATATTCTCAGACGACGGAAGAGGCTCGACCACTAATCAATCACTAAATCAAG GACATGTCAGCCACGGCACCGCACATGACAGTCCTGCGATGGTATTGCGTCAAGACAGCGGGAGCAGAAGGAGGCGCGCAGTCCCAAGTTATCCCCGCAGCCGCCCCGTGTCCTGCCAGCGTATCTCCCTCTTTGTGGACTTCGAGGAGATCGGCTGGGCAGGCTGGATCATCTCTCCACGGGGGTACAATGCTTACCACTGCAAGGGCTCCTGCCCGTTCCCACTCGGAGAGAGTCTCCGCGCCACGAATCATGCGACTGTGCAGTCCATCATGCATGCGCTAAAGCTCTCCAACGACGTGAATACACCATGCTGCGTGCCTGACAAACTCCAGTCCATCAGCCTTCTCTATTTTGACGACGAGGAAAACGTGGTTCTTAAACAATATGACGATATGGTGGCAGTCAGCTGTGGCTGTCATTGA